TTCCCCACCGAGGAGGACGTCTTCGCCGTCAGCGAGACCACCGTCTCCGCCATGTGCGCCGCCGCCGGGTTGCCGGCGCCGGCGAGGCCGTTCCCGCGCCTCACCTACGACGAGGCGATGCAGCGCTACGGCAGCGACAAACCGGACGCGCGCTTCGGCCTGGAGCTGCAGGACGCGAGCGCGCTCCTCCGGCAGAGCGAGTTCACCGCTTTCCGCACCGCCATCGAGCAGGGCGGGCGCGTCCTCCTCCTCGTGGCTCCCGGCGGGGCGCGGCTTTCGCGCAAGCACCTCGACGCTCTGACCCAGGTCGCGGTGCAGATGGGGGCCGCAGGGCTCGCCTGGTGTCGTGTCGAAGCCGATGGCGCCGCCGGCGGCGGCATCGCCAAATTCCTCGGCCCTGCCCAGGTGGAGTCGCTGCGGGAACGAGCCGGAGCGCGGGCGGGAGATCTGCTGCTCTTCGTGGCCGGGGCGGCAGCCCTGGCCCAGCGCGCCCTCGGAGCGGTGCGGGTGCAGCTCGCCGAGCTGCTGGAAGTGGAGCGCGCTCCGGGGCTGCACTTCCTCTGGGTGCACCGCTTTCCGCTCTTCGAGCCCGCCGACACGCCCACCGGCTGGGCCCCGTCGCACCACATGTTCACCCACCCCGAACCGGAGTGCCTGGGGCAGCTCGAGACCGACCCGGGGGTGGTCTACGGTCAGCTCTATGATCTGGTCTGCAACGGGGTCGAACTCGGTTCCGGCAGCATCCGCATCCACGAACCGGAGCTGCAGCGCCGGGTGATGCGCTGCATCGGTCTCAGCGAGGAGGAGCTGGAGCGCAAGTTCGGTTTCCTCATGCAGGCCTTCGAGTATGGCGCCCCGCCGCATGGGGGCATCGCCCTCGGCCTCGACCGCTTGGTCATGCTCCTCGTCGGGGGAACGAGCTTGCGCGACGTCATCGCTTTCCCCAAGACGCAGCGCGCCACCTCCCCCATGGACGGCAGTCCGTCGGAAATCGGCCCGGAGCAGCTGCGCGAGCTGTCGCTGCAGATCCAGGCGCCCGCCCCGGGGGGCGAGACCGCCCGCCGTGCCGGCAGCGCCGCGTCGCTAGAGGAGGAATCGAACTCTTGAGCCGCGAACCCGCCGCGGAAAGCAAAGACGTCCTGTCGCTCGCCGGGATCGAACCGGTGGATCTGCTCGGCCGCAACGATCGCAACCTGCGGGTGATCGAGAACGCCCTCGCGGGCCGCGTCGTGGTGCGCGGCGATCAGGTCATCCTGAGCGGGGAGAAACAGCAGGTCCAGGAGCTCAAACGCCTCTTCGTCAGCCTCATCGAGCTGGTGCGGCAGAAGAAAGCTCTCTCCGAGGAAGATGTGCGCTACGCCATCGAAACCCGCGACCACGCCGAGTCGCCCGCCGCCCTGGCGGGCGAGCCCGTCCTGGTCAACAGCTACCGCGAAGCGGTGGCGCCCAAGACCTTCGGGCAACGGGACTACGTGCGGGCCCTTCGGGACCTGGACATCGTCTTCGCCATCGGCCCGGCAGGAACGGGGAAGACCTACCTGGCCATCGCCGCGGCGGTGGCGGCGCTGCGCCGGCGCGAGGTGGACCGCATCGTCCTCACCCGGCCGGCGGTGGAAGCCGGCGAGAACCTGGGCTTCTTGCCGGGAGATCTGCGGGAGAAAGTCGATCCCTACCTCCGGCCGCTGTACGACGCCCTGCAGGAGTTCATGGGGGACGAAGCGTTGAAGCGCGCCCTGGAAAGTCACGTCGTCGAGGTGGCGCCGCTCGCTTACATGCGCGGCCGCACCTTGCGCCACGCCTTCGTCATCCTCGACGAAGCGCAGAACGCCACGCTGCCACAGGTGAAAATGTTCCTCACCCGGCTCGGGCCGCGCAGCCGCGCCGTCGTCACCGGCGACATCACCCAGATCGATCTGCCCCAACCGGAGCGCTCCGGTCTGGTGTGTGTGCAGGACATCCTGAAGGGGATCGTCGGCATCGCCTTCGTCTATCTCACCGATGCGGACGTGGTGCGGCACCCGCTGGTGCGTCGCATCATCCTCGCCTTCGCCGGCAACTCTCGGAAGGGAGGGGAGTCGGAGGCGACGCCGTGCAGTTGAACCTCGTCCGCGTGCCGGGCATCCGTACGCCGCCCCAGGCGGAAGCCGTGCTGGTGGCGCTCGCCCGCCGCCTCTCCCCAGCGGGACTGCGGGTGCAGCTCGTCCTGGCCGGCGACGCGGGGCTGCGGCGGCTCAACCGGGAGTATCGCGGCCGCGACCGCACGACGGACGTGCTCTCCTTCCTCTACGCCGCTCCGGGCGAGGGAGCACCCGGGCGGCGCCGGCGCTCCCTGGCGCCGGAAGCGGAGCTCTACATTTCCATGCCGCGAGCGCGAGCGCAGGCGCGAGAGCGCCGCCACCCGCTGCGCTGCGAGCTCGTCCTCCTGGCCTTGCACGGGATGTTGCACCTGCAGGGCCATGACCATCACCGCCCCGGAGACGCCCGGCGCATGCGGGCGGCCGAGGTGCCACAGCTGCGCTGGCTGGCGCGCCGCACCGGCTGGAGGCGGCTCGAACCGCTGGTACCGAACTCCGGCCGGGACGAGGAGACACCATGACCGTCGGGCTCGGAATTCCGCTCTTCCTCCTCGGCGTCGCCCTTTCCACTTTCTATGGTGCCGCCCTCGCCGGCCTCGTCGCCCTCGGGCGGCTGGTGGAAGAGCGCCAGCATCCCACCGAACCGGAGGCACTCACCGCCTTCATCTTGCGCGACGCCACCAGCGCCATCGCCGCCTGGTTGCTCGGGGCTTTCGCCTGCGGCCTGGTCTCGGTGCTGGCG
This genomic interval from Candidatus Krumholzibacteriia bacterium contains the following:
- the aspS gene encoding aspartate--tRNA ligase — encoded protein: DRYGMTQVVVETPTRELAEKVAQLRSEFVVAVRGVVRARPPEMVNRNLASGEIEVVARELAILARARTPPFAIDSDIEPSEELKFRYRYLELRRPALQRSLLLRHRAVLAARQALDALGFVEIETPLLIRTTPEGARDYVVPSRLHPGKFYALPQSPQIYKQVLMVAGFDRYFQIARCLRDEDLRADRQPEFTQIDLEMSFPTEEDVFAVSETTVSAMCAAAGLPAPARPFPRLTYDEAMQRYGSDKPDARFGLELQDASALLRQSEFTAFRTAIEQGGRVLLLVAPGGARLSRKHLDALTQVAVQMGAAGLAWCRVEADGAAGGGIAKFLGPAQVESLRERAGARAGDLLLFVAGAAALAQRALGAVRVQLAELLEVERAPGLHFLWVHRFPLFEPADTPTGWAPSHHMFTHPEPECLGQLETDPGVVYGQLYDLVCNGVELGSGSIRIHEPELQRRVMRCIGLSEEELERKFGFLMQAFEYGAPPHGGIALGLDRLVMLLVGGTSLRDVIAFPKTQRATSPMDGSPSEIGPEQLRELSLQIQAPAPGGETARRAGSAASLEEESNS
- a CDS encoding PhoH family protein is translated as MSREPAAESKDVLSLAGIEPVDLLGRNDRNLRVIENALAGRVVVRGDQVILSGEKQQVQELKRLFVSLIELVRQKKALSEEDVRYAIETRDHAESPAALAGEPVLVNSYREAVAPKTFGQRDYVRALRDLDIVFAIGPAGTGKTYLAIAAAVAALRRREVDRIVLTRPAVEAGENLGFLPGDLREKVDPYLRPLYDALQEFMGDEALKRALESHVVEVAPLAYMRGRTLRHAFVILDEAQNATLPQVKMFLTRLGPRSRAVVTGDITQIDLPQPERSGLVCVQDILKGIVGIAFVYLTDADVVRHPLVRRIILAFAGNSRKGGESEATPCS
- the ybeY gene encoding rRNA maturation RNase YbeY produces the protein MQLNLVRVPGIRTPPQAEAVLVALARRLSPAGLRVQLVLAGDAGLRRLNREYRGRDRTTDVLSFLYAAPGEGAPGRRRRSLAPEAELYISMPRARAQARERRHPLRCELVLLALHGMLHLQGHDHHRPGDARRMRAAEVPQLRWLARRTGWRRLEPLVPNSGRDEETP